One Brassica napus cultivar Da-Ae chromosome A1, Da-Ae, whole genome shotgun sequence genomic region harbors:
- the LOC125576233 gene encoding putative nuclease HARBI1, producing the protein MGVKDTRYVSVEEMLATFMFIVGQNSRYIQAQNRFKKPCFSISRSFNTILKVLNALASSYIAKHGTTVPQNIRDITRFYPYFKDCIGAIDGTHILSMITGKDSSSYHNRKGQLSQNVLAACNFDLECMYVLSGWEDSAHDAKILQDALTRSSNRLKVPEGKFYLVNCGYANRRNFLAPYRSTRYHLQDFRGQGKDPVNQNELFNHRHSSLRNVIERIFGIFKSRFLIFKCAPPFTYKTQES; encoded by the exons ATGGGAGTAAAAGATACAAGATATGTTTCAGTCGAAGAAATGTTGGCCACGTTTATGTTTATTGTTGGTCAAAATTCAAGATATATTCAAGCTCAAAATAGATTCAAGAAGCCATGTTTCTCAATAAGTAGGAGCTTTAATACAATTCTCAAGGTATTAAATGCACTTGCTTCAAGCTATATAGCTAAACATGGAACTACGGTGCCTCAAAACATAAGAGACATCACAAGGTTTTATCCTTACTTTAAg GATTGCATTGGAGCTATTGATGGTACACATATTCTTTCCATGATAACTGGAAAAGATTCATCTAGTTATCATAACAGAAAAGGACAACTATCGCAAAATGTTTTAGCTGCATGTAATTTTGATTTAGAATGCATGTATGTTCTTAGTGGATGGGAAGACTCAGCTCATGATGCAAAAATATTACAAGATGCTTTAACAAGAAGTAGCAACCGGCTAAAAGTTCCAGAAG GAAAGTTTTATTTGGTCAATTGTGGATATGCTAATCGTCGTAATTTTCTAGCTCCATATCGAAGTACCCGTTATCATCTTCAAGATTTTAGAGGACAAGGAAAAGATCCGGTAAATCAAAATGAATTGTTCAACCATCGTCATTCAAGCTTGAGAAATGTAATAGAGAGAATTTTTGGCATCTTTAAATCTAGATTTCTCATCTTCAAATGTGCACCACCATTTACGTATAAGACGCAAGAAAGTTAG